The Bacillota bacterium genome has a segment encoding these proteins:
- a CDS encoding ribonuclease encodes MLYTIVPAHVIFPEQYQGVEKQQLWSMQYRGVEVVVQRGAGGQAEIVRLLSTDPNDYLDPMLQPGMTLPAF; translated from the coding sequence GTGTTGTATACCATCGTTCCCGCACACGTGATCTTTCCAGAGCAGTACCAAGGGGTGGAGAAGCAACAGTTGTGGTCGATGCAGTATCGGGGGGTGGAGGTGGTGGTCCAAAGGGGGGCCGGCGGCCAGGCGGAGATTGTGCGCCTGTTGAGTACAGATCCCAACGACTACCTCGATCCCATGCTGCAGCCGGGTATGACCCTGCCTGCCTTCTAG
- a CDS encoding ferrous iron transport protein A gives MKLVQATPGLFYRIRRIGDPWLRDQALRFGIGEGAVIHCDYVLTKGPVIISRYRQQLAIGHELARKIEVAYHLDGVANCAQVFPVEMDRVGGKSQCR, from the coding sequence ATGAAGCTGGTCCAGGCCACGCCGGGGTTGTTCTATCGGATTCGGCGGATCGGGGATCCCTGGTTGCGGGATCAGGCCTTGCGCTTTGGGATCGGTGAGGGAGCTGTGATCCATTGCGACTATGTCCTCACCAAAGGTCCGGTGATCATCTCCCGGTATAGGCAGCAATTGGCCATCGGTCATGAACTGGCCCGAAAAATCGAGGTGGCTTATCACCTTGACGGGGTGGCCAATTGTGCGCAAGTTTTCCCAGTCGAGATGGATCGCGTTGGTGGGAAATCCCAATGCCGGTAA
- a CDS encoding translocation-enhancing protein TepA, with translation MPSEIQCLSIVGQIEGHLILPPNNKTTKYEHVIPQLVAIEQNKNIKGLLVILNTVGGDIEAGLAIAEMIESISKPTVSLVLGGGHSIGAPIAVAADYSFIADTATITIHPIRLTGFVIGVPQTYEYLDKMQDRVIRFLIEHSRIEEAKLRELMFRTGDLVQDVGTVLIGKDAVEVGLIDQVGGLKDALNHLELLIAQREKEKSSDPVLV, from the coding sequence ATGCCGAGCGAAATCCAGTGTCTTAGTATCGTTGGGCAAATTGAAGGGCACCTCATTCTACCCCCTAACAACAAGACGACGAAGTACGAACACGTGATTCCCCAACTGGTGGCCATTGAGCAGAACAAAAACATCAAGGGCCTTTTGGTGATCCTAAATACCGTCGGGGGAGATATCGAGGCGGGTCTAGCCATCGCCGAGATGATCGAAAGCATTTCCAAACCAACCGTATCCTTGGTGCTGGGGGGTGGCCATTCCATCGGGGCCCCTATCGCGGTAGCCGCTGATTATTCCTTCATCGCGGACACTGCCACTATCACCATCCATCCCATCCGGCTGACGGGGTTTGTCATTGGCGTGCCCCAAACCTACGAGTATCTGGACAAGATGCAGGATCGGGTGATCCGCTTCCTTATTGAACATTCCAGAATCGAAGAGGCGAAACTGCGGGAACTCATGTTCCGGACCGGGGATTTGGTCCAGGATGTGGGTACGGTGCTCATCGGTAAGGACGCGGTGGAAGTGGGGCTCATTGACCAGGTGGGGGGACTGAAGGATGCCCTGAACCATCTGGAGCTGTTGATTGCCCAAAGGGAAAAGGAGAAGTCCAGTGACCCGGTGTTGGTCTAG